A portion of the Bdellovibrio sp. ArHS genome contains these proteins:
- the folD gene encoding bifunctional methylenetetrahydrofolate dehydrogenase/methenyltetrahydrofolate cyclohydrolase FolD, whose translation MLILNGKDVAKEVRSTLALRVAEFAKKVGRTPHLSVVIVGDDAASHIYVRNKKKACESVGMTSQIIAMPTKTTQQELNKQIAALNTDSSVDGILVQFPLPAHLSADEVLKLVAPDKDADGLTYASLGYFFAGKPFVKPCTPEGVMTILKHYGISVEGRRAVVVGRSNIVGKPMAHLLTEANATVTLCHSKTNDLSSVVREADLVVVAAGKARFLGRNDFKKDAIVIDVGMHHDGPNGKLCGDVRTEELEGWVQAVTPVPGGVGPMTIATLLQNTCLLAEKRAGL comes from the coding sequence GTGCTCATTTTGAATGGTAAAGATGTCGCCAAAGAAGTGCGTTCAACCCTGGCTCTGCGAGTTGCAGAATTTGCGAAAAAAGTGGGCCGGACTCCTCATCTGTCGGTTGTCATTGTCGGTGACGATGCTGCCAGCCATATCTATGTCAGAAATAAGAAAAAAGCTTGTGAATCTGTGGGTATGACCTCGCAAATTATTGCCATGCCGACGAAGACCACGCAACAAGAACTCAATAAACAAATCGCGGCTTTAAACACCGATTCTTCGGTCGACGGAATCTTAGTGCAATTTCCACTTCCGGCGCATTTGAGTGCCGATGAAGTTTTGAAATTGGTTGCGCCTGACAAGGATGCCGATGGATTGACTTATGCTTCTTTGGGTTATTTCTTTGCCGGAAAACCTTTCGTCAAACCCTGCACTCCGGAAGGCGTGATGACCATTCTTAAGCACTACGGAATTTCTGTCGAAGGACGACGGGCGGTGGTGGTGGGGCGCAGTAACATTGTCGGTAAACCGATGGCGCATCTTTTGACTGAAGCCAATGCGACCGTGACTCTATGTCACTCGAAGACCAATGATCTATCTTCGGTGGTGCGTGAGGCTGATTTGGTCGTCGTCGCTGCGGGAAAGGCCCGTTTCTTGGGTCGAAATGATTTTAAAAAAGATGCTATTGTCATTGATGTGGGAATGCACCATGATGGCCCGAATGGAAAGTTGTGCGGCGATGTTCGCACGGAAGAGCTTGAGGGCTGGGTCCAAGCAGTCACTCCTGTGCCAGGTGGTGTGGGACCTATGACCATTGCGACTCTGCTTCAGAATACTTGTCTTCTTGCGGAAAAGCGCGCGGGTCTCTAA
- a CDS encoding aromatic ring-hydroxylating dioxygenase subunit alpha — MYTGFLQNVWYVGLPSSELAVGKHQARKIMNEPIVFFRDSKGKVSAVRDICPHRGIPLSFGRVVEDTIECPYHGWKFDGSGMCTEIPSLCPGQDLNPNKIKVRSYPVHEAQGLIWIFIGDKDYDMTKAPEVPVMKAFGNDVKPKLTYVVNFPCHVDHAVIGLMDPAHGPYVHKSWFWRSEKTMLEKRKKFAPVKYGFQMVRHQPSKNSKAYKLLGGAPTTEITFTLPCVRVEHIEVGPRNFYSYTALTPVDEKNTRVTQLAYWDMPWLSLLKPAIHQFSKTFLGQDMDAVTKQQEGLKYDPSLMLIKDADTQAKWYYALKTEYHDHLEQKRDFTHPVKETELRWRS, encoded by the coding sequence ATGTATACTGGTTTTTTGCAGAATGTTTGGTACGTGGGGTTACCTAGCAGTGAGTTGGCTGTGGGGAAGCACCAGGCACGTAAAATTATGAACGAACCCATCGTCTTTTTCCGGGATTCAAAGGGCAAAGTATCGGCCGTGCGAGATATCTGTCCTCATCGAGGCATCCCTCTTAGTTTCGGACGAGTGGTTGAAGATACCATCGAGTGTCCTTATCACGGTTGGAAATTTGACGGCTCAGGGATGTGCACGGAAATTCCTTCTTTGTGCCCTGGTCAGGATTTGAACCCGAATAAAATCAAAGTGCGTTCTTACCCCGTGCATGAGGCTCAAGGGCTGATCTGGATTTTCATTGGCGACAAAGACTATGACATGACAAAAGCTCCCGAAGTTCCGGTCATGAAAGCTTTTGGCAACGATGTGAAGCCGAAGCTGACTTATGTCGTGAACTTTCCTTGTCACGTCGACCACGCGGTCATTGGGTTGATGGACCCGGCTCACGGCCCTTACGTGCACAAAAGCTGGTTTTGGCGTTCGGAAAAGACCATGCTTGAAAAGCGCAAAAAATTTGCTCCGGTGAAGTATGGTTTTCAAATGGTTCGTCATCAACCTTCGAAAAACTCCAAAGCTTATAAACTTTTAGGAGGAGCTCCGACCACCGAGATCACTTTCACTCTGCCTTGCGTGCGTGTGGAGCACATTGAAGTCGGACCTCGTAATTTTTATTCCTATACGGCTTTGACCCCAGTGGATGAGAAAAATACTCGCGTCACGCAGTTGGCCTATTGGGATATGCCTTGGTTGTCGCTTTTGAAACCGGCCATTCATCAGTTTTCAAAAACCTTTCTGGGGCAAGACATGGATGCGGTGACCAAGCAGCAAGAGGGTTTGAAATACGATCCCAGCTTGATGCTCATCAAGGACGCCGACACTCAGGCGAAATGGTATTACGCTTTGAAGACGGAATATCATGATCATTTGGAACAAAAACGGGACTTCACTCATCCCGTGAAAGAAACCGAACTTCGCTGGAGAAGCTAA
- a CDS encoding esterase-like activity of phytase family protein: protein MVRACGIFLSLFLGFQAQALRLQYVGETSLKSGTQFQKTTLGGFSGIAWANNILFALSDDRGRFGEPRFYEFDLFVNKKTVSLKPKAVHFLKGIPKEDDKEISLDAEGLVRLTDGEFIVSSEGNNNTKPRQRPRLFRISREGVWKSDIVVPDKYLPEPLGQQKKGIQNNMAFEGLTSFAEGKYLFVANEGPLLQDSPSNDAEGAWIRIIKYESSEGGGYKARAEFAYQVDALSSSKKGSEVFRGVSEILALSETQLLVLERGVRVSSKELLAKSVRLYLADVSKATDVAKLFKLSDGKYTGATKTLLLDFETDLTKERTDKSVENFEALAWGPKLADGRRSLLVMVDNNFSKKEVTELLVFAVEGE from the coding sequence ATGGTCAGAGCCTGCGGGATTTTCCTAAGTTTATTTTTAGGATTTCAGGCGCAGGCTTTACGTTTGCAATATGTTGGCGAGACATCCCTAAAATCAGGAACTCAGTTTCAAAAGACGACTCTTGGCGGTTTTTCCGGGATCGCATGGGCAAATAATATCCTTTTTGCACTTTCTGATGATCGAGGTCGTTTCGGCGAGCCTCGTTTTTATGAGTTCGATTTATTTGTGAATAAAAAAACAGTGTCCCTGAAGCCGAAGGCCGTGCACTTTTTAAAAGGAATTCCCAAAGAAGACGACAAAGAGATCTCGCTCGATGCGGAGGGCCTTGTTCGACTTACCGACGGCGAATTCATTGTATCTTCCGAGGGCAATAATAATACAAAGCCTCGGCAAAGACCGCGACTTTTTCGAATTTCTAGGGAAGGCGTTTGGAAAAGCGACATCGTCGTTCCGGATAAATATCTGCCAGAGCCCCTGGGGCAACAGAAAAAGGGAATTCAGAACAATATGGCCTTTGAAGGTCTGACCTCTTTTGCCGAAGGTAAGTACCTTTTTGTCGCGAACGAAGGTCCTCTTTTGCAGGACAGTCCCTCAAATGATGCCGAGGGCGCTTGGATTCGTATTATTAAATACGAAAGCTCGGAAGGCGGGGGTTATAAAGCGAGGGCCGAGTTTGCCTATCAGGTGGACGCTTTAAGCAGCTCAAAAAAGGGCTCGGAAGTTTTTAGAGGAGTTTCTGAGATTTTGGCTCTGTCAGAGACCCAACTACTGGTGTTGGAACGAGGAGTACGGGTTTCTTCAAAAGAGCTTTTAGCCAAGTCCGTCCGACTTTATCTTGCGGATGTATCTAAAGCCACGGATGTTGCAAAGCTCTTTAAGCTAAGTGATGGAAAATACACGGGAGCGACCAAAACCCTGCTGCTTGATTTTGAAACGGACCTCACAAAAGAAAGAACCGACAAGAGTGTAGAAAATTTCGAAGCTTTGGCCTGGGGACCGAAATTAGCAGACGGAAGGCGCAGTCTTCTGGTAATGGTAGACAATAATTTTTCAAAGAAAGAAGTGACTGAACTTCTGGTCTTTGCCGTTGAAGGTGAGTAG
- a CDS encoding methyltransferase domain-containing protein → MTTVWRLRPGADKRIRSGHPWVFSNELSASPKGLLPGTPVELQDAKGQFLARGYGNPHSLIAFRALSFNSQETEPTSLEFLQSKVLTSWKVRKAAGFRGSFRLAFGESDYIPGLVLDYYVIEQKGKKAQVFVAQLVTAGMNEALKNVDEFFKGLAQKAHEQGLSSFTWNETAVVLRNDVGIRKLEGLAVEDPRVVKDLPEFDLTDVEILLNAAADEGVVAMSCDLKEGQKTGFFLDQTHNIHLAVNLFKNWAKTEPRRKLRVLDLCCYVGHWSTQITRGLKALGFEVEVSLVDVSKTALAFAKKNAEREGAEVIVHEMDVSEGLANLPSAHYDIVIADPPAFIKSKKDIPIGKHAYLKMNTHAFRLVKRNGFVASCSCSGLLEEEEFRDAIRKASLRNSSEVRSVLRGGHAADHPTLMQFPEGFYLKMYVHYV, encoded by the coding sequence ATGACGACAGTATGGAGACTTCGCCCTGGAGCAGATAAACGTATTCGAAGCGGCCACCCGTGGGTGTTTTCTAATGAGCTTTCCGCAAGTCCCAAAGGTTTGCTGCCCGGAACTCCGGTTGAGTTGCAAGATGCCAAAGGGCAGTTCTTAGCTCGAGGCTATGGCAACCCCCATTCCTTGATTGCATTTCGGGCGCTCAGTTTCAATAGCCAGGAAACAGAACCCACCAGTCTTGAGTTTCTTCAAAGCAAAGTTTTGACTTCGTGGAAAGTTCGTAAGGCCGCGGGATTTCGCGGCAGCTTTCGCTTGGCTTTCGGTGAATCCGATTATATTCCGGGACTGGTCTTGGATTATTACGTGATCGAGCAAAAAGGCAAAAAGGCCCAGGTCTTTGTAGCACAGCTGGTGACGGCGGGTATGAATGAAGCGCTTAAGAACGTGGATGAGTTTTTCAAAGGCTTGGCGCAAAAGGCTCATGAACAGGGACTGTCTTCTTTCACCTGGAATGAAACGGCTGTGGTCCTTCGCAATGACGTGGGGATTCGTAAATTGGAAGGGTTGGCTGTCGAAGATCCGCGAGTAGTTAAAGATCTTCCAGAGTTTGATTTAACCGACGTCGAAATTCTTTTGAATGCGGCGGCTGATGAGGGCGTCGTCGCCATGAGCTGTGATCTTAAAGAAGGCCAAAAAACCGGTTTCTTTCTGGATCAAACTCATAACATTCACTTGGCAGTAAATCTTTTTAAGAATTGGGCTAAAACAGAACCTCGTCGTAAATTACGAGTCTTGGACCTGTGCTGCTATGTCGGTCATTGGTCGACGCAAATCACTCGAGGCTTGAAGGCCTTGGGTTTTGAAGTGGAAGTTTCTTTGGTGGATGTTTCAAAAACGGCCTTGGCTTTTGCTAAAAAGAATGCAGAACGTGAAGGTGCGGAAGTGATTGTTCATGAGATGGATGTCTCTGAAGGATTAGCCAATTTGCCCAGTGCTCATTATGACATCGTGATCGCGGATCCACCCGCATTTATAAAATCAAAAAAAGATATTCCTATCGGCAAGCATGCTTACTTGAAGATGAACACCCATGCCTTCCGGTTGGTGAAACGAAATGGTTTTGTCGCTTCCTGTTCTTGTTCTGGTCTTCTGGAAGAAGAAGAATTCCGCGATGCCATTCGTAAGGCTTCTTTAAGAAATTCTTCCGAGGTGCGCAGTGTTTTGCGTGGTGGACACGCGGCAGATCATCCTACGCTGATGCAGTTTCCTGAAGGGTTTTATTTAAAAATGTACGTGCATTACGTTTAA
- a CDS encoding Hsp70 family protein, with product MTSDSFLSIDFGTSNSLVGAFHNGQRYEALPLDPKAQDPTMMRTLLYFPHPDLCYYGTEAIEQYIEQDMEGRLFRSFKSHLPNQNYLGTVLNNRILTLESLIGVFLLELKKRAEKILDTPIEKAVIGRPARYSMDPVADGFALHRMGKAAAFAGFKEVQFVPEPLAAAFDYRRQLSSEKIVLIGDFGGGTSDFTLIKLRPEGFAKEDVLAIDGCPLAGDALDSVFMSHRLNEYFGAKSRYRLPMGSNVLTMPPAVSQRLNHPAHIVHLKEKETYEFIREVKKCSLTQKDADAVERLFILIEDQQIFPFFENIEKTKRALSASETTDFIYDYPGLEMKETFSVQQFIDWATATKEKIFSALDECLKNAGVSSQQVDLVCLTGGTAKVPFIQKELETRFGKERLQTQAHFHSVLSGLTESAGFWAQGQKVT from the coding sequence ATGACTTCAGACAGCTTTCTTTCCATCGATTTTGGTACCAGTAATTCTTTGGTCGGCGCCTTTCATAACGGCCAAAGATATGAGGCTCTCCCTTTAGATCCTAAAGCGCAAGATCCTACAATGATGAGAACTCTTCTTTACTTTCCACATCCGGATCTTTGTTATTACGGAACTGAAGCGATTGAGCAGTACATCGAACAAGACATGGAAGGACGCCTCTTTCGTTCCTTCAAGTCACACTTGCCGAATCAAAACTATTTGGGGACCGTCCTGAATAATCGCATCCTCACCTTAGAAAGCTTAATCGGGGTGTTTCTTCTCGAATTGAAAAAAAGAGCTGAAAAAATATTAGACACTCCGATTGAAAAAGCGGTGATCGGTCGCCCCGCCCGCTATTCCATGGACCCGGTGGCCGACGGATTTGCTTTGCATCGCATGGGCAAGGCCGCCGCTTTTGCCGGCTTTAAGGAAGTACAGTTTGTTCCGGAACCCTTGGCGGCCGCCTTTGATTACCGCCGTCAGCTAAGCAGTGAAAAAATAGTTTTAATCGGCGACTTCGGCGGAGGAACCTCTGACTTCACTTTGATCAAACTGCGACCCGAAGGATTTGCCAAAGAAGACGTCCTGGCAATTGACGGTTGCCCCTTGGCCGGAGACGCCTTGGACAGTGTTTTCATGAGCCACCGATTGAATGAATACTTCGGAGCAAAGTCCCGCTATCGCCTGCCCATGGGAAGCAATGTCTTAACAATGCCTCCAGCCGTTTCCCAGCGTTTGAATCACCCTGCTCACATCGTGCATCTTAAAGAAAAAGAGACTTACGAATTCATTCGCGAAGTTAAAAAGTGTTCGTTAACCCAAAAAGATGCCGACGCGGTGGAAAGACTTTTCATTCTGATTGAAGATCAGCAAATCTTTCCTTTCTTCGAAAATATCGAAAAAACAAAAAGAGCACTTTCTGCAAGTGAAACGACTGATTTTATCTACGATTATCCGGGCCTCGAAATGAAAGAAACTTTTAGCGTTCAGCAGTTTATTGATTGGGCCACTGCGACAAAAGAAAAGATCTTTTCCGCTTTGGACGAGTGCTTAAAAAATGCAGGGGTAAGTTCCCAACAAGTGGATCTGGTCTGTTTGACCGGAGGAACTGCCAAAGTCCCTTTCATTCAAAAGGAATTAGAAACTCGCTTCGGCAAAGAGCGCTTGCAGACCCAGGCGCACTTCCATTCGGTCTTATCGGGACTGACGGAATCTGCAGGCTTCTGGGCCCAAGGACAAAAGGTCACTTAA
- a CDS encoding 3D domain-containing protein translates to MNMQNRILKHFIFLGLAVGLVGCGNMEANIEQPTGAWEETSRQFEKPLQELYANEESEEVVMEQSPSTTLPVGPATVSTPGTVNKSETKTETKVEQAKPETSKPEVKPVLNGPGVLKPTVYYFVVVNEDKNGCAADAKKDLHGAGGKVLLKVCPKTWSACSLQGSCAVIQKGKTHTFNIIGRFGDQERFFEIEEDGCRYGYGVNSSCLDPFYTLAADLSIYKPGEVIYVPAVVGLQLPDGSKHDGYFVIRDKGRGIIGRGRFDFFTGYYSWIDSNNPFKKLGLGDVKTNIPYFRVTGHVATEVLERRAYPNLPEK, encoded by the coding sequence ATGAATATGCAGAATAGAATCTTAAAACATTTCATTTTTCTAGGCTTAGCGGTGGGCCTGGTGGGTTGTGGCAATATGGAAGCCAATATCGAGCAGCCGACAGGAGCATGGGAAGAAACTTCCCGCCAATTTGAAAAGCCACTTCAAGAGCTGTATGCGAATGAAGAGTCCGAGGAAGTGGTGATGGAGCAATCACCCTCTACGACTTTACCCGTAGGACCCGCGACGGTCAGCACGCCTGGGACAGTTAATAAGTCAGAAACTAAGACTGAAACAAAAGTTGAACAAGCCAAGCCTGAAACATCTAAACCTGAAGTGAAGCCTGTTTTAAATGGGCCCGGAGTTCTGAAGCCCACCGTGTATTATTTTGTCGTGGTCAACGAAGATAAAAACGGCTGTGCGGCGGACGCCAAGAAAGATCTGCATGGCGCGGGCGGAAAGGTTCTTTTAAAAGTCTGCCCTAAAACTTGGTCCGCCTGTTCGTTGCAGGGGTCTTGTGCTGTGATTCAAAAAGGAAAAACTCACACGTTCAATATCATCGGTCGTTTTGGTGATCAGGAACGCTTTTTTGAAATCGAAGAGGACGGATGTCGTTACGGTTACGGAGTCAATAGCTCGTGTCTGGATCCTTTCTATACCTTGGCGGCAGATCTTAGCATCTACAAACCCGGTGAGGTGATTTATGTGCCGGCCGTGGTGGGCTTGCAGCTCCCGGATGGCAGCAAACACGACGGATATTTTGTGATTCGCGATAAAGGTCGCGGCATTATTGGACGTGGAAGATTTGATTTCTTCACGGGTTACTACAGTTGGATTGATAGTAACAACCCCTTCAAAAAACTGGGTTTGGGTGATGTGAAAACCAACATCCCTTATTTCCGTGTCACTGGTCATGTCGCGACGGAAGTTTTAGAGCGACGGGCTTATCCGAATCTACCCGAAAAATAG